Proteins found in one Candidatus Zixiibacteriota bacterium genomic segment:
- a CDS encoding bifunctional alpha,alpha-trehalose-phosphate synthase (UDP-forming)/trehalose-phosphatase, with protein sequence MPGEAQEARRIVVVSNRLPFTVVQNDGAIEFKDSVGGVATGLKSFLHSVKTPGSSKLDYLWVGWPGCTIEEPLRQQVSARALAEFRAYPVFLSEREIEDFYQGFCNKTIWPLFHYFPQFAAYDPGYWPRYQAVNESFAEVLLQTVRPGDIVWIHDYHLMLLPHLLRKAAPYVRLGFFLHIPFPQLEIFRLLPGNWRTAILQGLLGADVIGFHTHDYVEYFLRSVQRILGFDHQMGRLSVGGRVVKVGAFPMGIDFAKFYEAAGQPEVRAEREELRRTLGGSKIILSVDRQDYSKGIIHRLQAFETLLENSPEWHGKATLIMIVVPSRIGIEDYEGMKKQIEEYVGRINGRFGRIGWAPIIYQYRALSFPSLVALYAASDVALVTPLRDGMNLVAKEYIASRRDQTGVLIISEMAGASKELLEAITINPNDRNETANALKIALEMDPAEQIRRNSVMQDRLRRYDLSRWAEDFLGELVSSEPAGGAAGRKVFNDSARRAFLSHYRRSNRRLLALDYDGTLVPYAFPPELARPSEKVIRILRRLADDPRNDLALVTGRDRASLDRWLGSLPLAFAAEHGIWIRGCDEDWTMIKQLDAEWKARIIPTLQMYADRVPGAMVEEKEYSLAWHYRNADPEQGTAVARELADYLLAFTANIDVQVLRGRKVIEIRNTGVHKGTALAHWLAKKAYDFVLAIGDDVTDEDMFAALPEGAYTFRIGSSRTLARFTLPGCAEALELLAELAEGSEG encoded by the coding sequence ATGCCTGGCGAAGCTCAAGAAGCGCGAAGAATCGTTGTCGTTTCCAACCGCCTGCCCTTCACCGTCGTTCAGAACGACGGCGCGATCGAGTTCAAGGACAGCGTCGGAGGGGTCGCCACCGGGCTCAAGTCCTTTCTCCATTCCGTAAAGACTCCGGGCTCCTCGAAGCTCGATTACCTCTGGGTGGGCTGGCCGGGCTGCACCATCGAGGAGCCGTTGCGCCAGCAGGTGAGCGCGCGGGCCCTGGCCGAGTTCCGCGCCTATCCCGTATTTCTCTCCGAACGCGAGATCGAGGATTTCTATCAGGGGTTCTGCAACAAGACCATCTGGCCGCTGTTCCACTACTTCCCGCAGTTTGCCGCCTACGATCCCGGCTACTGGCCGCGCTACCAGGCGGTCAATGAGTCTTTCGCCGAGGTCTTGCTCCAGACGGTCCGCCCGGGGGATATCGTCTGGATCCACGACTACCACCTGATGCTCTTGCCTCACCTCCTGCGGAAAGCCGCCCCTTACGTCCGGCTCGGCTTTTTCCTCCATATCCCTTTTCCCCAGCTGGAGATCTTCCGGCTTTTGCCGGGCAACTGGCGGACGGCGATCCTGCAGGGGCTCCTGGGAGCGGATGTCATCGGCTTTCATACGCACGACTACGTGGAGTACTTTCTCCGCTCGGTCCAGCGCATTCTCGGGTTCGACCATCAGATGGGAAGACTCTCGGTCGGCGGCCGCGTCGTCAAGGTGGGCGCCTTCCCGATGGGAATCGACTTCGCAAAGTTTTACGAAGCGGCAGGGCAGCCCGAGGTCCGCGCGGAGCGGGAAGAGCTACGGCGCACGCTGGGCGGATCGAAAATCATTCTCTCCGTCGATCGCCAGGACTATTCCAAGGGGATCATCCACCGCCTGCAGGCCTTCGAGACGTTGCTCGAGAACAGTCCCGAATGGCACGGCAAGGCGACGCTGATCATGATCGTGGTCCCCTCGCGGATCGGCATCGAAGACTACGAGGGGATGAAGAAGCAGATCGAGGAATACGTCGGGCGAATCAACGGTCGCTTCGGAAGGATCGGCTGGGCGCCGATCATCTACCAGTACCGCGCGCTTTCCTTTCCGTCTCTGGTGGCTTTGTACGCCGCAAGCGACGTCGCCCTGGTAACCCCGCTCCGCGACGGGATGAACCTGGTGGCCAAAGAGTATATCGCGAGCCGCCGCGACCAGACGGGAGTCCTGATCATCAGCGAGATGGCCGGGGCCTCGAAGGAGCTGCTGGAGGCGATCACGATCAACCCCAACGACCGCAACGAAACCGCGAACGCCTTGAAGATCGCGCTCGAGATGGACCCCGCGGAACAGATCCGCCGCAACTCGGTGATGCAGGACCGCCTCCGCCGCTATGACCTCTCGCGGTGGGCGGAGGATTTCCTCGGCGAGCTGGTCTCGTCCGAACCGGCCGGCGGGGCGGCGGGCCGCAAAGTCTTCAACGACTCCGCGCGACGCGCCTTTCTCTCGCACTACCGCCGGAGCAACCGGCGCCTGCTGGCCCTCGACTACGACGGCACGCTGGTGCCGTACGCCTTTCCGCCGGAGCTGGCCCGCCCTTCGGAAAAGGTCATCCGGATCCTCCGCCGGCTCGCCGACGATCCGCGAAACGACCTCGCGCTGGTGACCGGTCGCGACCGGGCGTCGCTCGACCGCTGGCTCGGGAGCCTGCCGCTCGCGTTCGCCGCGGAGCACGGCATCTGGATCCGCGGGTGCGACGAAGACTGGACCATGATCAAGCAGCTCGACGCCGAGTGGAAGGCGAGGATCATCCCGACGCTGCAGATGTACGCCGACCGCGTGCCCGGCGCGATGGTGGAAGAAAAAGAGTACTCGCTGGCGTGGCATTACCGAAACGCCGACCCGGAGCAGGGCACCGCGGTGGCGCGGGAGCTCGCCGATTATCTCCTGGCGTTCACGGCCAACATCGATGTGCAGGTGCTGCGCGGCCGCAAGGTGATCGAGATCCGAAACACCGGCGTCCACAAGGGAACCGCCCTGGCCCACTGGCTGGCGAAAAAAGCTTACGACTTCGTCCTGGCGATCGGCGACGACGTCACCGACGAGGACATGTTCGCGGCCCTGCCCGAGGGAGCCTACACGTTTCGTATCGGCTCCTCGCGCACGCTGGCCCGCTTCACGCTCCCCGGCTGCGCGGAGGCGCTGGAGCTTCTCGCCGAGCTTGCGGAAGGGAGCGAAGGCTGA
- a CDS encoding isochorismatase family protein, with translation MAIWDDILTPRDKEVFALSGYGRKAGFGQRPAILVIDVNYNFVGDKPEPILDSIRRFRNSCGAEGWESVHRIRELLAEARKKRVPTFYTTGHDDPLNSVAFGGWQAKSSRASEDMSATWEKGNRIVEEIAPQKGDIVVRKQKPSAFFGTPLMSMLTAIHADSVLVTSTTTSGCVRASVIDAFSYNLKVSVVEECVFDRGQASHKINLFDMAMKYADVIPLSEAIDYLRRLPDNLYAPAL, from the coding sequence GTGGCGATATGGGACGATATTCTGACGCCGCGCGATAAAGAGGTTTTTGCCCTGTCCGGTTACGGGAGGAAAGCCGGCTTCGGCCAGCGGCCCGCGATTCTGGTCATCGACGTGAACTACAATTTCGTCGGCGACAAGCCGGAGCCCATCCTCGACTCGATCCGGCGCTTTCGCAACAGCTGTGGGGCCGAAGGATGGGAAAGCGTTCATCGAATCCGCGAGCTGCTCGCCGAGGCGAGGAAAAAGCGGGTACCGACCTTCTATACCACTGGCCACGACGATCCGCTGAACAGCGTCGCTTTCGGGGGCTGGCAGGCCAAGAGCAGCCGGGCGTCCGAAGACATGAGCGCGACCTGGGAGAAGGGCAACCGCATCGTCGAGGAGATCGCGCCGCAAAAGGGCGACATCGTCGTGCGCAAGCAAAAGCCGAGCGCTTTTTTCGGCACGCCGCTCATGAGCATGCTCACCGCGATCCACGCCGACAGCGTCCTGGTGACCAGCACGACCACCAGCGGCTGCGTGCGCGCGAGCGTAATCGACGCCTTTTCCTACAACCTCAAGGTTTCGGTCGTCGAGGAGTGCGTCTTCGACCGCGGCCAGGCATCGCACAAGATCAACCTGTTCGACATGGCCATGAAGTACGCCGACGTGATCCCGCTCAGCGAGGCGATCGACTACCTCCGCCGCCTCCCCGACAATCTCTATGCGCCGGCGCTGTAG
- a CDS encoding amidohydrolase family protein — translation MRFIDADGHLEESPATFSDDYLDPAFRDRRPKVINVDGMIYWMLEEQLFPRRLGPGCHNLGTPASFEGKPSPHARKKADTLASMELSDVGERLRAMDEEGISVQVIYPTLFLAYPLTRNVGLMNALCSAYNRFLGDRLGRHDRLKWAAVVNLDDAHAAARETARAKELGAAAVMVLGTAGERMLDDPGLLPFYEAVAAADLALAVHVGWACPPLSNLFTHIYPSSVNAFLFPVLMGYSALISGGILDRFPSLRVAFLEAGSQWIHFMTERLEHRFRHSGGYLAAILKETVPKAKLSPTEYLRQGNLYFAAEAEDALLPQVIELVGDTQVVFGSDMPHGDRERFAGRLLAGRPDIPDSAKKKMLEENALRLYGLGAS, via the coding sequence ATGCGATTCATCGACGCCGACGGCCATCTCGAGGAAAGCCCGGCGACCTTCAGCGACGACTACCTCGACCCGGCGTTCCGTGACCGGCGCCCCAAGGTGATCAACGTCGACGGAATGATCTACTGGATGCTCGAGGAGCAGCTCTTCCCCAGGCGTCTGGGCCCGGGCTGCCACAACCTCGGCACGCCGGCGAGCTTCGAGGGGAAACCCTCGCCGCACGCGCGCAAGAAAGCCGACACGCTCGCGAGCATGGAGCTCAGCGACGTGGGCGAGCGGCTGCGCGCGATGGACGAGGAGGGGATTTCGGTCCAGGTGATCTACCCGACGCTCTTCCTGGCGTACCCGCTCACCCGGAACGTTGGCCTGATGAACGCGCTCTGCAGCGCCTACAACCGCTTTCTCGGGGACCGCCTCGGCCGCCACGACCGGCTCAAGTGGGCCGCCGTCGTGAACCTCGACGACGCCCACGCCGCCGCGCGCGAAACCGCGCGGGCAAAGGAGCTCGGAGCCGCAGCGGTCATGGTGCTCGGGACCGCGGGAGAGCGGATGCTCGACGATCCCGGATTGCTGCCGTTTTACGAGGCGGTCGCGGCCGCCGACCTCGCGCTCGCCGTGCACGTCGGCTGGGCCTGCCCGCCGCTCAGCAATCTTTTCACCCACATCTATCCTTCTTCGGTCAACGCCTTCCTCTTTCCGGTGCTGATGGGATACTCGGCCCTGATCAGCGGCGGCATCCTCGATCGTTTTCCCTCGCTCCGCGTCGCCTTCCTGGAAGCCGGAAGCCAGTGGATCCATTTCATGACCGAGCGCCTGGAGCACCGCTTCAGGCACTCCGGAGGCTATCTGGCGGCGATTCTGAAGGAGACCGTCCCGAAAGCGAAGCTCTCGCCCACCGAGTATCTGCGGCAGGGCAATCTTTATTTCGCCGCGGAAGCCGAGGACGCGCTGTTGCCGCAGGTGATCGAGCTGGTCGGGGATACGCAGGTGGTCTTCGGCTCCGACATGCCCCACGGGGACCGCGAGCGTTTCGCCGGCAGGCTGCTCGCCGGGCGCCCGGACATTCCGGATTCCGCGAAGAAAAAGATGCTGGAGGAAAACGCGCTCCGGCTCTACGGACTTGGCGCGTCCTGA
- a CDS encoding glycine zipper domain-containing protein, which produces MKTAEKLSKMASAGLLAAALLAAGCAGGPLTTREKGAGIGALGGALAGGLVGAAVGHPGAGAAIGGGLGLGAGALIGDQLQGHEITNYQQQQQIQRNQAEINRNRQEIERLRRQQEY; this is translated from the coding sequence ATGAAAACCGCTGAAAAACTGTCGAAAATGGCCTCGGCGGGGCTGCTGGCCGCGGCCCTTCTCGCGGCAGGCTGCGCTGGCGGTCCCCTTACGACCCGAGAAAAAGGAGCCGGAATAGGGGCGTTGGGTGGCGCCTTGGCCGGCGGTCTCGTGGGTGCCGCAGTCGGCCACCCTGGAGCGGGAGCCGCAATCGGCGGCGGCCTTGGTCTCGGGGCAGGCGCCTTGATCGGCGACCAGCTTCAGGGACATGAGATAACCAACTATCAGCAGCAACAGCAGATCCAGCGCAACCAGGCCGAGATCAACCGCAACCGCCAGGAGATCGAGCGGCTGCGAAGACAGCAGGAGTACTGA
- a CDS encoding methyltransferase domain-containing protein, with translation MHRFSLRLALRAFVLLGLAGCSAIATWTDGEVPFVPTPPHVIDRMLELARVGPGDVVYDVGSGDGAIVIRAAKKYGVRAVGIEIDPELAEKARANARREKVEDLVEFRVGDALEADLSGATVVTLYMLPEFNARLRPRLERQLKPGARVVSHDYEIQGWAADRVETVSGTFLHDHTLLLFEIGSPGESPPR, from the coding sequence ATGCATCGGTTCTCGCTTCGGCTTGCGCTCCGCGCTTTCGTCCTTCTCGGTCTTGCCGGCTGCTCGGCGATCGCGACGTGGACCGACGGCGAGGTTCCCTTCGTTCCGACTCCGCCCCATGTCATCGACCGCATGCTGGAGCTGGCGCGTGTCGGGCCCGGCGACGTCGTCTACGACGTCGGCAGCGGCGACGGCGCCATCGTCATCCGGGCGGCGAAAAAATACGGCGTCCGGGCCGTGGGGATCGAGATCGATCCCGAGCTGGCGGAAAAAGCGCGCGCCAACGCCCGGCGCGAAAAGGTCGAGGATCTCGTGGAATTCCGCGTCGGGGACGCGCTCGAGGCCGATCTCTCGGGCGCGACGGTGGTCACGCTCTACATGCTCCCCGAGTTCAACGCCAGGCTGCGGCCCCGGCTCGAACGGCAGCTCAAGCCGGGAGCACGGGTGGTCTCGCACGACTACGAGATACAGGGCTGGGCGGCCGACAGGGTCGAGACGGTCAGCGGGACCTTCCTTCACGACCATACCCTGCTGCTCTTCGAGATCGGCTCGCCGGGAGAAAGCCCGCCGCGCTAG
- a CDS encoding M48 family metallopeptidase → MVRMRMAAAALLAAASLSLPVRGAAREPAPRAFRESSYPSRQRYAAPRSQAERLRRIMIPLLQAADHPVALDAVRVQIVNDPSINAGSAGNGRFVVTTGLLQRASDDHLRGVLAHEIAHDDLGHAARTQMIGTGVGLGMLLLEQLFPGSGAVAPLAGALITRSYSRPQEYEADRHAIEILRRAGHPKEVMVDTLAWLMELDGDTGGGILSTHPATSERIRALRSVR, encoded by the coding sequence ATGGTGCGGATGCGCATGGCTGCCGCAGCGCTGCTGGCCGCCGCTTCTTTGAGCCTGCCCGTGCGCGGCGCGGCCAGGGAGCCGGCGCCGCGCGCTTTTCGGGAATCGTCCTACCCGTCGAGGCAACGCTACGCTGCGCCGCGCTCGCAAGCCGAAAGGCTCAGGCGCATCATGATCCCGCTCCTCCAGGCTGCGGACCATCCCGTCGCGCTCGACGCCGTCCGGGTACAGATCGTCAACGATCCGTCGATCAACGCCGGAAGCGCCGGAAACGGCCGCTTCGTCGTGACCACCGGCCTTCTCCAGAGGGCTTCCGACGATCACCTGCGCGGCGTGCTCGCGCACGAGATCGCTCATGACGATCTCGGACATGCCGCCAGGACACAGATGATCGGAACGGGCGTGGGGCTCGGCATGCTGCTTCTCGAGCAGCTCTTTCCCGGCAGCGGCGCCGTGGCACCTCTCGCCGGCGCGCTCATCACTCGAAGCTACAGCCGGCCTCAGGAATACGAGGCCGACCGCCATGCGATCGAAATCCTGCGGCGCGCGGGACATCCGAAGGAGGTTATGGTCGATACGCTCGCGTGGCTGATGGAGCTGGACGGCGATACCGGGGGTGGGATCCTCTCCACCCATCCCGCAACCTCCGAGCGCATCCGGGCGCTTCGAAGTGTGCGCTGA